The region AACCTGCCACTGCGGTTCCGGCAAGGCCCGGCGGTCAAGTTTTCCGCTGGGGCTCAGAGGCATCTCATCCAGACGCATGAGCTGCGCCGGGACCATGTACTCAGGCAGCTCGGCGGCCAGTGCGGTTTTCAGGCGCGCGGTTTGCGCGTCTTCAGTTTCGGTTGAGTCGGTGGCGGTGTAGTAACCGATCAACTGACCGCCAGCGGCTGTTTCGCGCAACAGCACCACGGCTTGCGCAACACCGTGCTGAGCCAGCAGCCGCGCTTCGATTTCTTCCGGCTCAACCCGCAAGCCACGCAGCTTGATCTGCTGGTCGAGGCGGCCGAGGTATTCGATTACACCGTCGGCGGTCCAGCGCACACGGTCGCCGGTGCGGTACAAACGAGCGCCCTGCTCGCCCAATGGGTCGGCGATAAAGCGTTCGGCAGTCAGAGACGGACGCCCGAGGTAACCCCGGGCCAGGCCAATGCCGCTGATGCACAGCTCCCCCGGCACGCCGACCGGAACTGGATTGAGGTCGGTGTCGAGCACTCGGCAGATAACGTTAGTCAATGGCCGGCCAATCGGCGAGCGCTCGCCATCAGCCAGGGTGCAATGCCAATGCGTGACGTTGATCGCAGTTTCCGTCGGACCGTAGCGGTTGTGCAATTGCACCGCCGGCAGTTGTTCCAGCACGCGGTTGCGCAGTTCGGCGGGCAAGGCTTCGCCACCGGAGAATAGGCGGCGCAAGCTGGTGCATTCGCCAGTCAGCGGTTCTTCGATGAACAGCGCCAACAGGGGCGGCACAAAGTGCAACGTGGTCACGCCGTACTGCTGAACACGCTGTGCGATGCGATGCGGATCGCGGTGTTCACCCGGTTCGACCATCAGCAAACGCGCGCCGGTGATCAGCGGCCAGAAGCATTCCCACACCGACACATCGAAACTGATCGGGGCTTTTTGCATCAACACGTCGGTTTCATTCAACCGGTAGGTGTTCTGCATCCATTGCAGGCGTTCGGCGAGGGCGGCGTGAGTGTTGCCGACGCCTTTCGGCTGGCCGGTCGAGCCCGAGGTATAAATCACGTAGGCGAGGTTGTCACCGTGCAGGTGCAACCCCGGCGGCTGGCTCGGCCAGTTTTCCAGGTGCAGGGTGTCCATGGCGATCACGCTGACACCCTTGGTGACCGGCAAGCGCTCGAGCAACGCGGTTTGCGTCAACAGCAATTCGACGCCGCTGTCGCGAAGCATATAAGCCAGGCGTTCGGCCGGGTAGTCGGGGTCCAGCGGGACGTAGGCGCCCCCCGCTTTGATGATTGCCAGCAAGCCAATCAGCAGTTGCGGCGAACGCTCGGCGGCAATGGCCACGCAGACATCCGGACCGACGCCTTTGTCGCGCAGGTAATGCGCCAAGCGGTTGGCTTGGGTGTGCAGTTCAGCGAAGTCCAGCTGGCCGCCGTCCCAGATCAGCGCTGTGGCCTGCGGGGTCAGACGCAATTGCTCATTGAGCAGTTCTGGCAGCCATTGGCTGGCGGGCGTGCAGGGTGCTTCGCTCCATGAGGCTTGCTGATCGTGCTCGCCTGAGGTCAGCAGTTGCAGGTCGCCAATGGCTTGCTGCGGACGTTCGCAGACTTCGCGCAACAGGTTAGTGAAATGCTCGGCCAGGCGCTTGATCGTCGCGTCTTCGAACAATTCGCTGGCGTAGTCGAACGACAACGTCAGGCGCCCTTTTCGATCTTCTTCGCTGTGCAGTTGCAGGTCGAATTTGGCTTCGCGGCTGTGCCAAGGCAGTTCTTCGGCGAGCAACCCCGGCAACCGACGCAGCGCACTCAAGTCACGTTGCTGGTGGTTAAACATGACTTGGAACAAGCCAGACTCGCGAGCTTGCGCGAAGGCCTCGAGCAGTTGTTCGAACGGCAAGTCCTGATGTGCTTGCGCGCCTAACGCTGCGTGGCGGGCTTGCGCCAGCAACTCAGCAAATGGCAACCGTGAATCAACCTCGGCACGTAACACGTGGGTGTTGATGAAAAAGCCAATCAGCCCCTGGGTTTCCAAACGCGGACGGTTGGCATTCGGCACGCCAATGCGAATGTCGCGCTGGCCGCTGTAGCGATGGAGCAGCGCCTGGAATGCCGCGAGCAACAGCATGAAAGACGTCGCCTGATGAGCCTGGGCGGTCTGGTGGACCGCCTCGCTCAGGCCCGCACTCAATCGCAGACTATGCCGGGCAGCGCGGCGGGTGCGCAGTGCCGAGCGCGCGCTGTCGGTGGCCAGGTTCAACGTCGGATGTTCGTTCCCCAACTGCGCTTTCCAGTACGCCAGTTGGCGCTCGCCCTCGCCTTGTGCCAGCCATTGACGCTGCCAACTGCCATAGTCGGCGTACTGGGTTGGCAAGGCTGCAAGGCTGGCGGTCTGGCCTTGGGAAGCCGCGGCGTATAGGCGCGAGAACTCGTCGATCAACACATTCAGCGACCAGCCGTCGGCGATGATGTGATGCATTGTCACCAGCAGTTGGTGCTCTTCGTCGTCCAGGCGCACGCACGTCACCCACAGCAGCGGGCCTTGCTCCAGATCAAACTGTCTGCGCGCCTCATCCTCACGAATCTGCTGCGCACGGGCTTCACGCTCAGCGCCTGGCAGGTCACTGATGTCGATCACTTGCAGGTTGAATTCAGCCCGAGCATCAACCTGTTGCAACGCCACGCCATCACGCTCGAAGAACCGCGTGCGCAAGGATTCGTGGCGTTCAATCAGCTGTTGGAAACTGCAGCGCAACGCATCTTCGTTAAGTTCGCCGCGCAGGCGTAACGCGCCAGGGATGTTATAGGCGCTGCTCTGTGGGTCGAGTTGCCAGGTGATCCACAGACGGTTTTGGGCAAGGGATTGCGCTAGCGCGTGGGTGCGTGGCAGCGCGGTGATCGCGCTCTGGGCGACGCCGCCTTCCTGTTGCAGCCGAGCGACGGCCTCGGCGAAGGCGCCGAGGGTAGGGGCTTCGAACAGCAGGCGCAGGTTCAGCTCAAGGTTGAGTGCGTCACGCAAGCGTGCGACCACTTGCGTGGCGGCGATGGAGTTGCCGCCGAGCAGGAAGAAGTGGTCGTCGGCGTTAATCTGTTTAACGCTAAGTTGCTCACCCCAGATCTGCCCGATCAGGCGTTGCAACTCCGAACCGGATTCAGTTGGTGCGTCGTGCTCGGCAATGGCCGATGGGAACCGTGCGTAACTGTCGAGGCTACCGTCTGCCAGCCGATTGCGACACGCCGAGCGTTGCAATTTACCGCTGGAGGTCTTCGGCAGCGCCCCTGGGTTTAGCAGCACCACCACGCTTGGCGCCTCCTGATACGCCTCGGCTACCACTTGGCGGATGGCATTGATCAGCGCCTCGGGCGCAAGAACTTTCTGCACGCTGCGGCTAATTTCCGCTGCAATGCCGATGCCCTCCTGGCCGTCGATGCAGACGGCGAACGCGGCGACACGGCCTTTGCGCACCACCTCGACGTCACGTTCGATGGTCCGCTCGATGTCCTGCGGGTAGAGGTTGTGACCGCGAACGATCAGCAGGTCTTTCAGGCGTCCGGTGATGAACAGTTCGCCATCGCGTAAAAACCCCAGGTCGCCGGTGCGCAACCAGGTACGGCCCGCGTGCTGGACAAACGTCGCGGCGCTGGCCTCGGGGTTGCGCCAATAACCGCAGGCGATGCTTGGCCCGGCCGCCCATACTTCGCCGACAGCATTGTCGGCAAGTTCACTGAGTGCGACCGGATCGACTATCAGCACCGCGTGATCCGGCTGACTGATACCGCAGCTCATGATCGCGCTGCCCTCGCCCGCTTCGACACGGTTGTGCGCCAGCGCCTGATCGTCTACGCGCAAGACCGGGATACCCCGACCGCGAGGACTGCCCGCCACAAATAACGTGGCCTCAGCCAAGCCGTAAGACGCCATGAAGTTGTCCGGGGTGAAACCACACACGGCAAACTTTTCAGCGAAGCGCTCAAGGGTGTCTAGGCGAATAGGTTCGGAACCGGAATACGCCACCCGCCAGCCGCTCAGGTCAAGGCGTTCCAGGGCGGCCTCGCTGACCCGTTCGCTGCACAGTCGATAGGCGAAGTCCGGCCCACCGCTGATGGTGCCGCCGTATTCGCTGATCGCTTCCAGCCAGCGCAACGGCCGACCGAGGAAGTAAGCCGGGGACATCAATACGCACGGGACGCCGCTGAAAATCGGTTGTAACAACCCACCGATCAGGCCCATGTCGTGGTAAAGCGGCAACCAACTGACGATCACATCGTTCGGGTTCAGATCAATCCCGAAACCGTGGCGGATCAGCCGTTCGTTGGCAACCAGGTTGCCATGACTGACTTGCACGCCTTTAGGCAACGCAGTGGAGCCGGAAGTGTATTGCAGGAAGGCAATGTGATCGTCAGCAAGGTTCGGCGCGACCCAGCGCGCAGCGAGCGCGCGGTCGAGGGTATCGACGCAGAGCAGTGGCGGCGCACCTTCGATGTGCAGCAAATCATCGCGCAGGTCGGCGCTGGTCAGCAGCAAGCGGGGTTGCGCGTCGGCAATGATCGACAGCAGACGTTCCTGGTGATGGCGACGCGTCGATTCCGGCGGATAGGCCGGCACCGCGATCACACCGGCATACAGGCAACCGAAAAACGCCGCGACGTAATCCGCACCGCTGGGAAACAGCAGGACCGCGCGATCGCCGAACTCAGCCTCGGCCTGCAAGGCACCCGCAATGGTTCGCGCTCGCTCATCGAGCTCGCGATAACTGAGCACCACAGTTTGCTCCTGGGTTTCGGCGAGGAAACGCAAGGCCACCCGATCCGGCGTCAGGGCCGCGCGGCGCTGAAGGGCTTGGACCAGGGTGCTGGGGAGTTCGAACGCGTCGGTCATGAGTTTTCCTGCCTGAATTCGGCTTGCAAGTTGGAATCGGTTTTCGGCCCGCACGCCGCACTGATGGCGTGAAGGACACGGTCTTCGCCGACCGCGCAAGGCATTGGGAATACGGGTGTTGGCGGCACAATGCAGCCGCAACCATTCACCAATGAGAACGGATGACCTGCTGAAATAATTAGTCGCCAAGCTGCAACGCCGAAGGATCTCTGCGCCGACAGTGCGTCAATGTGGCGCAGTACACACTTCGCTCTTTTATAGAGCATTAATTCTCTTTCTCAATTGACAATCATTATCATTCAACATAATTTGTCGCTCGATGTGTGGGGCGCCCCCCTGACGTTTGTCGTCCCACAACCCTAATTGCAGCAAGGTGATTTCCATGACGGAACAAGTATCCACAAGCAGGTGCGATTCACCGCTACTTCAAGCCTTCGTCGACAATCGGCTGATCCTGGTCAAAATTGCAGCGCGCATTACCGGCTGCCGCTCACGTGCCGAGGACGTGGTGCAGGATGCGTTCTTCCGGTTGCAGTCGGCGCCGCAGATCACCTCTTCGATCAAGGCGCAGCTCAGTTATCTGTTCCAGATCGTGCGTAATCTGGCGATTGATCACTACCGCAAGCAGGCACTGGAACAGAAATATTCGGGCCCCGAAGAGGAAGGTCTGAACGTGGTCATACAAGGCGCATCGCCGGAAATTTCACACATCAATTTTTCGACGCTGGAACACATCGCCGACGCGCTGACCGAGCTGCCCAGCCGTACCCGCTATGCCTTCGAGATGTACCGTTTGCACGGCGTGCCGCAAAAGGACATCGCCAAGGAGCTAGGTGTTTCACCGACCCTGGTGAACTTCATGATTCGCGATGCGCTGGTGCATTGCCGCAAAGTGTCGGGCAGTCGTGCGGATACGTTTGCTCGTCGCTAAAATCGGAAACCCTGCGCAAGCGGACTCAAGATCGCAACGAACCTTGAGTCCGACTCTTCATGCCAACGGGCACCGATCAAAAAACCGCTCACGTCCCAGTACCATCAACGCGGCGCGCTTGTGCGGGAAGTCGAATTCTTTCTCGCAATGAAAACACTGGTTGTGCAGATGCCCGATCATCCTCGCGTTGTCAGCGCGAGGCTCGGCCACTACGCGCTGCGTGCGCGAATCGTCGAGAAACAGGTAATGCACTAACGCCGATAACCAGCTCGCGACCTTGTGTGGGCCACGGTGAGTTTCTTCGCCCACCAGCATGTGAATACCGCGGTCGTAATCACCGGCGTCATAGAACGGTGCGAGGCGATCTTCCTTGACCCAGTAGGCCTCAAAGTAGGCAAACGGCTGATCATCGAAACAACCGATCAGCATCAAGGTATGCGGGTCGGCAGCCAGTGTGCTCAGGTACTCACGATGCTTTTCCAGACTGCCCTCTTCCGCCCAGAAACTCGCGACTCGCGGGCTGTTCTGCCAGCGATTGAAACGCTCCAGATCCTGCTCGATATCCACCGTGCGCAAGGACACCCACGCACCGAGTCGCGTATCGAAACGGCGGTAGACTTCGCCTCGTGGCTTGACCGGGCGCAGCGGATGACCCTTGCCGCCACTGATGACCCTTTGCTGCGGGTAGTTGCCAGTGATCAAGGGGCCCAGCCAGGGTTGCGGCAACTGCCAGAACAATGTGCGCTCGCAGCGATACTCACCCACGCCCTCGGTTGGGATGAGCAGACCGCTGAGCAAGGCTTCGGTGGGAGCCTCGTCAAGGCGCCAATCCAGATGCTGGCACTCCCGGTCATGAGCAAACAGCCAATAGCAGGTCGACCAAATCGTCAGGTCTTCAGGATGGCCGAAGCTCTGCGCCACCTGCACTTGCCACTCAGGCTCACCGCTCAGGTGCAGATCGACCAGCGGCTGCCCTTCCAGACTGAGATGCAGACGGCTTTGAGTTTTTTCGGCGCCAAGGCGGCGTCCCGACGGCAAGGTCAGGACGCTCAGGTAGTTCAGATCGGACATGGTTCGCGCTCACGGTAATCGTCGACAGTTCAACGAGGTGACGTGAGCCGCAGCGGAAAATTTAAGAAAAGTCGGCAGCGCGATCTGAGACAGGTCTCAGGCCTTGGGTACAGGCACCACGGCAATCTTGTACGGCTGGAAAATTTTCAATATCTGTCCGTTGTCCCGCAACCCTTGCAGCAATTTCCCAAATGCCTCGCCACTGATGGGCGCCGTCGGGCGAATCAGGGCGTAGTGGTGATAGATCTGATCGACACGCTGGGACACCAGCAACTGATCGCCGACCTTATTGTTACGCAACAGGTAATCGCTCAAGTAAGAGCGGGTGACCAGTGCAATATCGGCGCGCCCGCGCAGGACCATCAAGAGGTTGCTGTCATGGGAATAGGTCAACGTGGCG is a window of Pseudomonas sp. DC1.2 DNA encoding:
- a CDS encoding RNA polymerase factor sigma-70 yields the protein MTEQVSTSRCDSPLLQAFVDNRLILVKIAARITGCRSRAEDVVQDAFFRLQSAPQITSSIKAQLSYLFQIVRNLAIDHYRKQALEQKYSGPEEEGLNVVIQGASPEISHINFSTLEHIADALTELPSRTRYAFEMYRLHGVPQKDIAKELGVSPTLVNFMIRDALVHCRKVSGSRADTFARR
- a CDS encoding GNAT family N-acetyltransferase — encoded protein: MSDLNYLSVLTLPSGRRLGAEKTQSRLHLSLEGQPLVDLHLSGEPEWQVQVAQSFGHPEDLTIWSTCYWLFAHDRECQHLDWRLDEAPTEALLSGLLIPTEGVGEYRCERTLFWQLPQPWLGPLITGNYPQQRVISGGKGHPLRPVKPRGEVYRRFDTRLGAWVSLRTVDIEQDLERFNRWQNSPRVASFWAEEGSLEKHREYLSTLAADPHTLMLIGCFDDQPFAYFEAYWVKEDRLAPFYDAGDYDRGIHMLVGEETHRGPHKVASWLSALVHYLFLDDSRTQRVVAEPRADNARMIGHLHNQCFHCEKEFDFPHKRAALMVLGRERFFDRCPLA